Proteins from one Malaya genurostris strain Urasoe2022 chromosome 2, Malgen_1.1, whole genome shotgun sequence genomic window:
- the LOC131427262 gene encoding adenosine kinase, producing the protein MQSCTMIDDSTISSCDRCPRLVAFGNVLLDISVELHENKILQDFDLKEDDQREIPEDKLVQLVAVAVETCGSPNYNPGGSALNTCRIMRALGEKNVIFCGAVGADENGEILLQILKTCSLKTCIQTLPEHPTGTCICLISGDKRSLNANIGASLYFKKEFVMSRWCQSKIGNCNSAVHDDINEDIRIFYIEGYFIPEKFHICKYIYEKHCKGTANLFVTNLNATYILQNFTQEMKYLVEQADLVFGNLTEFVALAEIYQCDSVDELTKCLIRKYLKLNREKIIVATDASRCVRYYHGNGSAFHAKTYQVPVIPQKAVIDTTGAGDSFVAGFLYKYMNDGSATLLDCIRYGSKVAGKVIRQVGCNLSPSIQSASRSVSPLVDNVV; encoded by the exons ATGCAGAGCTGCACAATGATCGACGATTCTACTATAAGTAGTTG TGATCGCTGTCCGAGATTAGTGGCTTTCGGCAATGTGCTGCTAGACATCAGTGTTGAGCTCCACGAAAACAAAATTCTACAGGATTTTGATCTGAAGGAGGATGACCAGCGGGAAATTCCAGAGGACAAATTGGTTCAATTGGTGGCCGTCGCCGTAGAAAC ATGCGGAAGTCCCAACTATAATCCTGGTGGGTCTGCACTAAACACGTGTCGAATTATGCGCGCGTTAGGCGAGAAGAATGTGATTTTTTGTGGTGCTGTCGGTGCTGATGAGAATGGCGAGATATTgctgcaaattttgaaaacctgCTCTCTCAAAACTTG taTTCAAACACTGCCGGAACATCCAACTGGAACTTGTATATGTCTAATTAGTGGTGACAAACGGAGTCTCAATGCCAATATTGGCGCTTCACTATACTTCAAGAAAGAATTCGTCATGTCCCGTTGGTGTCAGAGCAAGATTGGAAACTGCAACTCCGCTGTTCATGATGATATCAATGAAGACATTCGAATTTTCTACATCGAAGGATACTTTATTCCggaaaaatttcatatttgcAAGTACATCTATGAGAAACACTGCAAAGGAACAGCAAATCTCTTCGTTACTAACTTAAATGCAACTTACATTCTGCAGAATTTCACTCAAGAAATGAAGTATTTGGTAGAACAAGCGGATTTGGTATTCGGGAATTTAACGGAGTTTGTTGCCTTGGCAGAAATATACCAATGCGATAGCGTTGATGAGCTAACCAAATGTTTGATACGGAAATATCTAAAACTTAACAGGGAAAAGATAATCGTAGCGACAGACGCTAGTCGATGCGTTCGTTACTATCACGGTAATGGAAGTGCATTTCATGCAAAAACCTACCAGGTTCCGGTTATTCCACAAAAGGCGGTTATTGATACAACTG GTGCCGGAGATTCATTCGTTGCTGGATTCTTGTACAAATACATGAATGATGGTTCTGCTACACTCTTGGACTGCATTCGTTATGGGAGTAAAGTAGCCGGGAAAGTAATTCGTCAGGTTGGTTGTAACCTATCCCCATCAATTCAATCGGCTTCAAGATCTGTTTCGCCTCTGGTGGATAATGTCGTTTAG
- the LOC131427264 gene encoding sepiapterin reductase encodes MGSTEVNLDQVAYFLITGASRGIGQRMAIETTRKFKPGSIVVLLARSASGLESTRKEILDSNPHISVVTSSVDLNNASKLLLEDIIEKSLAKTPVTNFQLAAIIHNVGTIGNVERKAIDMSDRQEWEEYFATNLFTVGVLNSCFLNKFRECAKKLVVNITSKACAVPFKSMGYYCAGKAAREMYFKVLADEESDLVVLNYSPGPVDTDMTVDIQGRSNAEEIRNYFQGLRETTTMLTTQQTTAKFLSILEAGQFKSGDHVDYYD; translated from the coding sequence ATGGGCTCCACGGAAGTGAATCTCGACCAAGTTGCATACTTTCTGATCACTGGTGCATCCCGGGGCATTGGTCAGCGGATGGCTATCGAAACAACACGCAAGTTTAAACCCGGTTCAATTGTAGTTCTGTTGGCACGTTCAGCTTCCGGATTGGAATCAACCAGGAAGGAAATCTTGGACTCAAATCCTCATATCAGTGTTGTCACGAGTTCAGTTGATTTGAACAACGCTTCCAAACTGTTACTAGAGGATATTATTGAAAAGTCTTTGGCCAAAACACCAGTCACCAATTTTCAACTAGCGGCAATCATTCATAATGTGGGAACGATTGGAAACGTTGAACGgaaagcaatcgatatgagtgaTCGACAGGAATGGGAAGAATATTTCGCTACCAACTTGTTCACAGTTGGAGTTTTGAACAGCTGCTTTCTTAATAAATTTAGGGAATGTGCCAAAAAGTTGGTAGTTAACATCACATCCAAAGCATGTGCTGTTCCATTCAAAAGTATGGGATATTATTGTGCAGGTAAAGCTGCCCGTGAAATGTACTTTAAAGTGCTGGCGGACGAGGAGAGTGATCTGGTAGTGTTGAACTATTCTCCTGGTCCCGTAGACACCGATATGACTGTTGACATTCAAGGCCGTTCTAATGCAGAGGAAATTAGAAATTACTTCCAGGGGCTACGTGAAACAACAACGATGCTTACAACTCAACAGACAACTGCAAAATTTCTAAGTATCCTAGAGGCAGGCCAATTCAAATCTGGCGACCATGTTGATTATTATGATTGA
- the LOC131427266 gene encoding nuclear pore complex protein Nup154 — protein MSISESTAALLDSLEFAGTMLERHDIADCSTPGLLEVTGIRQSGVATASGLNDFDYQNLSSLSLGLKNLNQLSTVNKIPIPPEIMEHFKHIKCHCMMGLFPEIGRAWLTIDSDIYIWTYEQSRDVAYFDGLSHLIVSVGLVVPKSGVFIADVKYLLVLTTPIEIVILGVTFGDSNASPNRSIMSSTEEMQLLNKPIFVLNTDNVAITCIEGNTDGRIFLGGRDGCLYEISYQAESNWFGKRCKKVNHSQGLMSHLVPGIFKVFSENDSISKIIIDNSRRLLYTLTERGAIEAWDIGTDANSVRRIARISQNDIASSAANILRTIEPSIFKPVTALCPLSLEDSPQFHLIAITQTGVRFYFSTVPVLYGIQQQQQQQQPGTPTFEQRPQGLYLLHVRLPPGYTPNTTVGKPKQVHSAFYSQGSLLMVSTPQADQDLLWSLSSEPFPSRQNLVESSTVMTMDGQVWAIAEVKPKDKVTVDTPLRAAQVPNKVALLTNQGVHIVSLLKSVDILQQLLLACHGPHNEAVKAYFQVQTEPQACATSLLLACIETFKGTELGDWAAQAFILYGGEPFFEVGAYMGAHSTVTRPLSFNSPTSGFVESQPGGPRMYMSTPFSVARPVSSVQQSMMHQSQFPGSSMSPQMNHSFNNNLPITAESPNFHYSAKHAGLYLHMSRLLRSIWKKRCIDEKLHTTISQQDCAQILEDLYAIKRFLESITLTNLVGLVGKNAPSSGAVGCPPGGYLQQQQQQQHQHQQSMSSLSSGMPGSYGQSNYGSQNMFGGATGQQKNTAEEALIEEKKSLDALIRLIKHSCEVLALWKILCEHQCHLLVSKLSKEQQSALQSCTFRDLILSRSDLCGLLIVTLINSYLNDNASVGSISFKLREVCPNLYRHEDAVSHKAAEILLLSKSCNDPDEKDERLKTALQLCKSAAPSLPLSSICQQFTNAGFYTGVIELCSICAAKSDPNEAALHFYRNNEPVEDQEGFMAFQSRMNCYKEVKLMLEHVYSNVCNSKTSSIYPSLESVDRDKLANTQLISIINLSLQCTDQLLHIAVYEWLLSRNLLGELLEIGEPSLGAFLGRAVNRTPDNLVLADLLWKYHERNGQHAAAAKILDKLANIPSESMSLQQRIEYLARAVMCMRSDTVGYSAHNGVLLKDLEDKLEVAQIQKQIFDAMSIIPDKNLTQAALRMLNSTLYNLTQLYSDFAERFELWESKLTILNCSHHNDPLLIESVWTRILDKELEMPDSNTERCRKLLSKVKSLALEYESSGHCFPLSFIVRELELRCFRLKLFDSPVPEALIEMNLDIDALLNIYSRLISMNERVWVTDEDELYLVRSTAKLLSIIASQPNLVPLKDRRKVIAKSQDLISACLSILYTKPDGQAHVDNLRETQSKLNRIHC, from the exons aTGAGTATATCGGAATCCACAGCTGCTTTGCTGGACTCGCTTGAGTTTGCCGGTACCATGCTGGAACGGCATGACATTGCGGATTGCTCAACACCTGGTTTGTTAGAG GTTACCGGCATACGACAGTCTGGTGTTGCGACTGCAAGTGGACTAAATGATTTCGATTACCAGAATCTATCCAGTTTGTCGTTgggattgaaaaatttaaatcagcTATCGACCGTTAACAAGATCCCGATTCCGCCGGAGATAATGGAACACTTCAAAC ATATCAAATGCCACTGTATGATGGGACTTTTCCCGGAAATCGGTCGTGCCTGGTTGACCATTGATTCGGATATTTAT ATTTGGACTTATGAGCAAAGCAGGGATGTCGCCTATTTTGACGGATTGTCTCATCTGATTGTAAGCGTAGGCTTGGTGGTTCCCAAATCGGGGGTATTCATCGCCGATGTTAAATATTTGCTGGTACTGACCACTCCAATAGAAATCGTTATACTGGGGGTAACATTTGGTGATTCAAATGCTTCACCCAATCGTTCCATCATGTCCTCTACCGAAGAGATGCAGCTGCTCAATAAACCTATATTTGTGCTCAATACAGATAATGTTGCAATTACCTGTATCGAAGGGAATACTGACGGACGAATTTTTCTGGGTGGTCGAGATGGTTGTTTGTATGAGATTTCCTATCAAGCGGAATCGAATTGGTTTGGAAAGCGTTGCAAGAAGGTTAATCACTCGCAAGGACTTATGTCACATTTAGTCCCGGgaatttttaaggttttctcggagaacgATTCGATTTCTAAAATTATTATCGATAACTCGCGCAGATTACTGTACACTCTAACTGAGCGAGGAGCTATAGAAGCGTGGGATATTGGAACGGACGCCAATTCTGTGAGACGCATCGCAAGGATTTCGCAAAATGATATCGCTTCTAGTGCGGCCAATATTTTACGAACTATTGAACCGTCAATTTTCAAACCTGTTACCGCATTGTGTCCACTCTCGCTGGAAGATTCCCCCCAGTTTCATTTGATTGCCATAACTCAAACCGGTGTACGATTTTATTTCTCCACCGTTCCGGTGCTGTACGGTAttcaacagcagcaacagcaacaacaaccagGGACACCAACATTTGAACAGCGTCCGCAAGGCCTCTACTTGTTGCATGTTCGGCTTCCTCCTGGATACACTCCGAACACAACCGTCGGTAAACCGAAACAAGTGCATTCTGCTTTTTACAGTCAAGGATCTCTATTAATGGTGTCGACTCCGCAAGCCGATCAAGATCTGCTCTGGTCGCTTAGTTCAGAACCTTTCCCATCCAGGCAGAACCTTGTGGAATCGTCGACTGTAATGACCATGGATGGACAGGTATGGGCCATAGCGGAAGTGAAGCCCAAAGATAAAGTGACCGTTGATACGCCTCTTAGAGCTGCTCAAGTTCCCAATAAAGTCGCACTGCTAACGAATCAAGGTGTTCACATTGTGTCTCTgctgaaatcggtagacattctaCAGCAACTGTTGCTTGCTTGTCACGGTCCGCACAACGAAGCAGTGAAGGCCTACTTTCAGGTGCAAACAGAACCCCAAGCATGTGCCACTAGTTTACTGTTGGCTTGTATTGAAACATTCAAAGGGACAGAACTTGGAGATTGGGCCGCACAGGCCTTTATTCTGTACGGTGGGGAACCTTTCTTTGAGGTTGGAGCTTACATGGGTGCTCATTCTACCGTGACAAGACCACTGAGTTTCAATTCGCCGACAAGTGGTTTCGTAG AATCACAACCAGGTGGACCACGGATGTACATGTCAACGCCGTTTTCCGTTGCAAGGCCTGTTTCGTCCGTTCAACAGAGTATGATGCACCAAAGCCAGTTTCCCGGTAGTTCAA TGTCTCCGCAAATGAATCACAGTTTCAATAACAACCTACCCATAACAGCTGAATCACCAAATTTCCATTATTCCGCCAAACATGCTGGTCTCTATCTGCACATGTCCCGCCTGTTGCGGTCCATTTGGAAGAAGCGATGCATTGACGAAAAGCTACATACCACTATCAGCCAACAGGATTGTGCTCAAATTTTGGAGGATTTGTATGCCATCAAGCGGTTTCTAGAGTCCATCACATTGACTAATCTTGTCGGTCTGGTTGGCAAGAACGCACCGAGTTCTGGTGCCGTGGGGTGTCCACCGGGCGGATATcttcaacagcagcagcagcaacagcaccaACACCAGCAATCCATGTCATCGTTGTCTTCTGGGATGCCGGGCTCCTACGGTCAATCGAATTATGGAAGCCAAAATATGTTTGGCGGAGCGACGGGTCAACAGAAAAACACAGCCGAGGAAGCTTTAATTGAAGAGAAAAAATCTTTGGATGCGTTGATTCGTTTGATCA AACACTCATGTGAAGTGTTGGCGTTGTGGAAGATTCTCTGTGAGCATCAGTGTCATCTGTTGGTATCCAAGCTAAGCAAGGAACAACAATCCGCCTTACAGTCGTGCACCTTTCGGGATCTTATTCTGTCGCGTTCGGATCTGTGCGGATTGTTGATAGTAACACTAATCAACTCCTACTTGAACGACAATGCTAGTGTGGGCTCGATTTCATTTAAATTGCGCGAGGTTTGTCCAAATTTATACCGCCATGAGGATGCTGTATCGCACAAGGCAGCTGAAATTTTGCTACTCTCCAAGAGCTGTAACGATCCTGACGAGAAGGACGAACGTCTCAAAACTGCACTGCAGTTGTGTAAAAGTGCTGCTCCAAGTTTGCCATTGTCCTCCATTTGTCAGCAATTCACCAATGCAGGATTTTACACCGGTGTCATTGAGCTCTGCTCAATTTGTGCCGCAAAAAGTGATCCAAACGAAGCGGCTTTACATTTCTATCGAAACAACGAACCCGTGGAAGATCAAGAAGGTTTTATGGCGTTTCAAAGCCGAATGAATTGTTACAAAGAGGTGAAGCTTATGCTGGAACATGTATACTCCAATGTGTGCAATAGCAAAACGAGCAGCATATACCCCTCGCTGGAGAGCGTCGATAGGGATAAATTGGCAAACACTCAG ctgattTCAATCATCAACTTATCTTTGCAATGTACGGATCAATTGCTGCATATCGCCGTGTACGAGTGGCTATTGTCGCGCAACCTTCTGGGAGAATTGCTGGAAATAGGAGAGCCATCGTTGGGAGCTTTCCTCGGACGAGCAGTGAACCGAACTCCGGACAACCTGGTACTCGCCGATTTGTTGTGGAAGTATCACGAACGAAATGGCCAGCACGCGGCTGCTGCGAAAATTCTCGACAAGTTAGCAAACATCCCAAGTGAATCGATGTCCTTGCAGCAACGAATCGAGTATCTGGCACGTGCCGTCATGTGTATGCGTAGTGACACCGTTGGTTATTCGGCTCATAATGGTGTTTTGCTGAAGGACCTAGAGGACAAGTTGGAGGTAGCCCAAATTCAGAAGCAGATATTTGATGCTATGTCCATCATTCCCGATAAAAACTTGACTCAAGCGGCCCTACGAATGCTCAATTCCACTCTGTACAATCTAACCCAGTTGTACTCGGATTTTGCCGAACGTTTCGAACTGTGGGAGAGTAAACTTACCATTCTGAACTGCTCGCATCACAACGATCCGCTGTTGATCGAATCCGTTTGGACGAGGATTTTGGACAAAGAACTGGAGATGCCGGACAGTAATACCGAACGCTGCCGCAAATTGCTATCCAAAGTAAAAAGCTTAGCACTGGAATATGAAAGCTCTGGTCATTGCTTTCCGTTGTCGTTTATTGTTAGGGAACTAGAACTTAGATGCTTCCGCTTGAAACTTTTTGACTCACCTGTTCCGGAAGCGTTAATCGAGATGAATTTAGACATCGATGCATTGTTGAATATTTACTCACG ACTCATCTCTATGAACGAGCGCGTGTGGGTCACGGATGAAGACGAGCTCTATCTTGTTCGTTCAACGGCGAAACTACTGTCTATAATCGCCTCTCAGCCGAATTTGGTTCCCCTGAAAGATCGTCGAAAAGTTATTGCCAAATCGCAGGACCTAATATCGGCTTGTTTAAGTATACTCTACACCAAACCGGACGGTCAGGCACACGTGGATAACCTGCGCGAAACGCAATCCAAACTGAATCGAATCCATTGCTAA
- the LOC131429103 gene encoding uncharacterized protein LOC131429103, producing the protein MNIADPWNCSSVSSDRAQQLDEGESESANLQFEDDFEAAVISSSNYGGGSHENSSRQPQDNRLPDSDNYLAVLERKLKRLKTNPTVLQQLAERREVCMQYLLNDNDRLSCADSELDEPVNNNELLRFIKPEQPLSIAEVVNLVKYDHLEPEPAQKDLDTHVSKESEESGTESSTSR; encoded by the exons ATGAATATTGCTGACCCATGGAACTGCAGTAGTGTTTCTTCCGATCGAGCCCAGCAACTTGATGAGGGTGAGTCAGAATCAGCGAATTTGCAATTTGAAGACGACTTTGAAGCTGCAGTCATCTCATCAAGCAATTACGGAGGTGGTAGTCACGAAAACAGCTCTCGTCAACCACAAGATAATCGACTCCCGGATTCAGATAATTACTTGGCTGTTCTAG AGCGAAAGTTGAAAAGATTGAAAACTAACCCGACCGTGCTACAGCAATTGGCCGAGCGAAGAGAAGTTTGTATGCAATATCTGCTCAACGATAACGACAGATTATCTTGTGCAGATTCCGAACTAGACGAACCAGTCAACAACAACGAGCTGCTACGCTTCATTAAACCTGAACAGCCTCTTTCCATTGCTGAAGTTGTGAATCTTGTGAAGTACGACCACCTCGAACCGGAACCAGCACAAAAAGATTTGGATACACACGTTAGCAAAGAGAGCGAGGAGAGCGGTACCGAGAGTTCTACCAGTCGTTAG